In Allocoprobacillus halotolerans, a genomic segment contains:
- a CDS encoding MurR/RpiR family transcriptional regulator: MNIFTKIKQIDHFTESEKIFASYIINYPHEVLTLDLQQLVKKSYVSSSTIYRVIEKLGLSGLNQLKVQISLQLENRKQEKQDVDYNYPFHKLNTHHQIMSKMLSLYDQTLKSTFNLVDLDVFLEVIQTLYNANNIIMFPSIGNYFMVESFQQNMLEIGVSVEVVKERFYQHWTAQSCKKSDVVVIVSYAGKTPYLNEIVKTLKEKNVKMVLISSTVHIPFAKYIDYHLYFSSYEASEEKIASFSSRISLQYLLDCIYACYFNRDYDKNLDFKINNYID; the protein is encoded by the coding sequence ATGAATATTTTTACAAAAATTAAGCAAATCGATCATTTTACGGAAAGTGAAAAAATTTTTGCAAGCTATATTATAAATTACCCTCATGAAGTTTTAACATTAGACCTTCAACAACTTGTTAAAAAATCTTATGTATCTTCATCTACAATTTATCGTGTTATTGAAAAACTAGGTCTTTCTGGTCTTAATCAATTAAAAGTTCAAATTTCATTACAATTAGAAAATAGAAAACAAGAAAAACAAGATGTTGATTATAACTATCCATTTCATAAATTAAATACCCATCATCAAATTATGTCTAAAATGTTATCTTTATATGATCAAACTTTAAAATCAACGTTTAATTTAGTTGACTTAGATGTTTTTTTAGAAGTTATTCAAACACTATATAATGCTAATAATATTATTATGTTTCCTTCCATAGGTAATTATTTTATGGTAGAAAGCTTTCAACAGAATATGTTAGAGATTGGTGTGAGTGTAGAAGTTGTTAAAGAGCGCTTTTATCAGCATTGGACAGCTCAATCATGTAAAAAAAGTGATGTTGTAGTTATTGTGAGTTATGCTGGAAAAACACCTTATCTTAATGAGATTGTAAAAACATTGAAAGAAAAAAATGTGAAAATGGTACTTATTTCTTCAACTGTTCATATTCCATTTGCCAAGTATATCGATTATCATTTGTACTTTTCTTCTTATGAAGCATCTGAAGAAAAAATCGCTTCATTTTCATCTCGTATTTCATTGCAATATCTATTAGATTGCATATATGCATGTTATTTTAATAGAGATTATGACAAGAATCTTGATTTTAAAATTAATAATTATATAGACTAA
- a CDS encoding helix-turn-helix transcriptional regulator translates to MPEKTLKRLGNSIREHRKQKGYSQQDLAEITGISRRHIANIENGIANASFEIITILVKELNISLDSIVYIEQLSFQSTMMNSLSIQLSQCTDSQQKIIFKTLKCLMNEFISYNHFENETVKADS, encoded by the coding sequence ATGCCTGAAAAAACATTAAAAAGATTAGGAAACTCAATTAGAGAACATAGAAAGCAGAAAGGTTATTCTCAACAAGATTTGGCCGAGATAACAGGAATATCACGACGCCATATTGCAAATATTGAAAATGGTATTGCAAATGCTTCATTTGAAATTATTACTATTTTAGTCAAAGAACTAAATATTTCTTTAGATAGCATTGTGTATATTGAACAACTTAGTTTTCAATCAACGATGATGAATTCTCTTTCTATTCAATTATCTCAATGTACTGATTCGCAACAAAAAATCATATTTAAAACTCTCAAATGTCTTATGAATGAATTTATCAGTTATAATCATTTTGAAAATGAAACAGTGAAGGCAGATTCATAA